The segment CTGCTTCTGAGAGCGGGCGCAAGAAAAAACCGCCCCGGCCTAAGCCGGGGCGGTTTTGAGTGCGGGAGAGAGGACTTGAACCTCCACTGAGTTGCCCCAACATGCTCCTGAAGCATGCGCGTCTGCCATTTCGCCACTCCCGCGAACCTCTTTAATATAACACACGACCGGGGTGAGGTAAAGCCCCTTTTAAGCAATGGGGCGATTTTTTAGTGCCGAGGGGGGCGGACAGGCTAGAATGAAGCGCACGAACACCCCCTCTCACGCCCCGAATCGCCCCATCCGCCTCGTGATCGTTGAGGACGACGACCTCTTCCGGGACCTGCTGCGCATGGCGCTCGCCAACCTGCCGGGTCTCGAGGTCGTCGCCGACTTCGGCGACGCCGATCGCGCCGAGGCCGAGATCCCATCCCTTATGCCGGATGTCCTCTTGCTGGACATCGACCTGGGCAAGGGGCGCAACGGCGTGCAGCTGGGGCTCTCGCTCAGGCAGGCCCTGCCGGGGGTGGGGATCATGCTCTTCTCCAACCACCGGGAGCCGGATTTCCTGCTCTCGGTTCCCACCGAACAGGCAGGAGGCTGGTCCTACCTCCTCAAGACCTCGGTGCGGGACGTGGCCACCCTGGAGCGCGCCATCCGGGGGGCGGCCTCCGGGCTCGTCATTCTGGATCCGCGTCTTGCCGTGGACTTCCGGAGCCCCCTGCCCGGAGGCTCGGCCCTCAGCGAGCGACAGGTGGCCCTGCTCCAGTCCATCGCCCAGGGCTTCAGCAACAAGGCGATCGCCGCGCGCCTGGGCCTCTCGGAGAAGACCATCGAGAACCAGCTCGGCGTCCTCTACTGCGAGCTCGGCATCGACACCGCCGACTCCGAGACTCACGCCCGGGTCCAGGCGGCCCTGCACTACCTGCGAGGGATCGCCAGCTGAGCCTCGGGCTCGGACAGCGGGCAAACGACGCACACGCGGATCCTCACGTCGCTGGCGATGAGCATCTCCCAGCGCCCGCTCATGAGAGCCACCCGGGCGTCGAGCAGCGCAAAACCCGGGCTGCGGCGCACGCGCGCAAGGTCGATCCCCTCGCCCCAGGCCTCGATGTCCAGGGTCAGGCCCTGCGCGCGATCGCCCGTTAGCCCCACCCGCAACCTGCGCGCCCCCTGCACCGAGGCGAGATCGAGGGCCTGGTCCATGAGGGCCCACGCCATCAGCAGGCGGGACTGCACCTCCCCGTGGAGATGCTCGGCCGCCTCTCGCCGCAGGCGATCGTCCGTCTCGACCAGCTCGGCGCACGATCGCGCCAGGTCCCGCTCCAGCCGCTCGCTGGCGGCGAGCCAGGCCACGCGGGTGCGCCGGCGCGCGAGGAACACCTCGCACGCGGCGAGGGTGGAGAGGAGCGAAAAGGCCAAAAGGCCCATCATTTGCCAGAACGTCCGCGGCGAGAGGGCAGCGCCGAGGGCCCAGGGCGCAAGGGCCGAGCGCATGAACGAGCCGGCGAAGATGGCCGCCGTGAAGATCCCGTATACGCCCCCCAGCTGCCGAGCCTCGGTCGCGTCCAGTCCAGGCCCATGGCGCGCAGGCGATTCAGCAGGGGCAAGCAAGCCAGTAGCGAGAGGCTCGCCAGGAACGAGAGCAGGCCCCAGCGCAGGGCCATGAGCGGGGTTGCCTGCCAGGCCGCGCCGATGCTCCCGGTCACCAGGTTGTAGGCCCCAGTCACGCCGTAGTGCACCGCGATCGCAAGCAGGGCCCAGCCCGGCAGCGCGTAGGGTGCCCGGCGGATGAAGGCGCGATCGCGCGCGACGTCTGTGATAGCGGAAATGCGCCTCCCCATCTTGGGATAATACCCCGATCAATCGGGGGTTACCCCCCGAGAATCAGAAGGGAAGCCCTCTTTCACCCGCGAAGGCGAATTTCATAGACTCGAA is part of the Pantanalinema sp. genome and harbors:
- a CDS encoding response regulator transcription factor, with product MKRTNTPSHAPNRPIRLVIVEDDDLFRDLLRMALANLPGLEVVADFGDADRAEAEIPSLMPDVLLLDIDLGKGRNGVQLGLSLRQALPGVGIMLFSNHREPDFLLSVPTEQAGGWSYLLKTSVRDVATLERAIRGAASGLVILDPRLAVDFRSPLPGGSALSERQVALLQSIAQGFSNKAIAARLGLSEKTIENQLGVLYCELGIDTADSETHARVQAALHYLRGIAS